The DNA window CTGCATCATCTTCCGCGACGGCGACGAGGTCGAGTTGGCCAGCCGCGGCGGCAAGACGATGACCCGCTACTTCCCGGAGGTGGTCGAGCAGGCGCGCCGCCAGCTCCCGGAGCGGTGCGCGGTCGACGGCGAGCTGATCGTGATCCGCCGGGACGGCCCCGGCGGCAAGCCTCGGCTCGACTTCGAGCTGCTCGCCCAGCGGATCCACCCGGCCGCCTCCCGGGTGAAGCTGCTCGCCGAGACCACCCCGGCCGACTTCGTCGCCTTCGACCTGCTCGCCCTCGACGACGAGCTGCTGACCGACCGGCCCTACCCGGAGCGCCGGGGCCGCCTGGAGAAGGCGCTGGCCAAGGTCCGCCCGCCGGTGCACGTCACCCAGGTGACCACCGACCCGGAGACGGCCCGGCGCTGGTTCGACGTGTTCGAGGGGGCGGGGCTGGACGGGCTCATCGTCAAGCCGGCCGACCTGCCCTACGAGCCGGGCAAGCGGCTGATGTTCAAGGTCAAGCACGCGCGCACCGCCGACGCCGTGGTGGCCGGGTTCCGCTGGCACAAGTCCGGCCCGGTGGTCGGCTCGCTGCTGCTCGGCCTCTACGACGACGCCGGGGTGCTGCACCACATCGGGGTCAGCTCCTCGTTCACGGCGGCCCGCCGCAAGGAGTTGCTGGACGAGCTGGAGCCCTACCGGGAGGTCGGCGGCGACCACCCGTGGGTGCACGGCGACCACGAGCGGGGGCAGCGCATCCCGGGCGGGGTGAGCCGGTGGACCGGCGGCAAGAACCTGGAGTGGGAGCCGCTACGCCCGGAGCTGGTGGTCGAGGTGGGCTACGACGCCATGGAGGGCGACCGGCTGCGGCACACCGCCCAGTTCGTCCGCTGGCGTCCCGACCGCGATCCCCGCTCCTGCACCTACGAGCAGCTGGAGCGCCCGATCCGCTACGACGTCGACGAGGTGCTCCGGGGGGACCCGGCGGCAACCGCCGGCGAGGGGACGGGCCGGGCGTAGCCTGGCGGTCCACACGATCATGGAGGGCTCCCACGTGACCCGCTTCTCCGTCCGGCTCCGCCGCCGGCCCACCCTGGCCGGGTTCCTCGCGGCGCTGGTGCTCACGGCCGGCTGCACGCTGCCGGCGTTCGCCCCGCGGGCCGAGAGCCAGGGCGAGGCGGCCGCGCCGGGCAGCGCGCCGACCTGGCGGCCCTGCCCGGAGGTGCCGGACGAGCTGGTCGGGCGGGGCGCGACGGGCATGCGCTACGACTGCGCCCGGATCGCCGTCCCCCGCAACTGGGGCACCGGCGCGACGACCGGCGCGACCGCCGGTCCGGGCGCCGGGGAGACCTTCGAGATCGCCTTGATCCGCATCCGGTCGGACAAGCAGCGCGACCGGATCGGGTCGCTGGTGGTGAACCCGGGCGGGCCCGGCGCGTCGGGCGTGGACACCGCGGTCTACCTGTCCTTCGGGCCGGGGTTCGGCGGGCTGCCGGCCGAGGTGACCGACCGGTTCGACATCGTCGGCTTCGACCCGCGCGGGGTGGCCCGGTCCAGCCCGGTGAAGTGCATCTCCGACGCCGACCTGGACGCCAGCTTCGGCTACGACCCCGACCCGGAGAGCCAGGCGTCCTTCGACGGCTTCGTGGACCTCAACCGGCGGATCGGCCAGCGGTGCGGCGCGAAGTACGGCGCCCAGCTCCCGCTCTACGGCACCGAGCAGGCCGCGCGGGACATGGACGCGGTGCGCGCGGCCGTCGGCGACGACAAGCTGACCTACCTCGGCTACTCCTACGGCACCCTGCTCGGCGCGACCTACGCCCAGCTCTACCCGCAGCGGGTGCGGGCGCTGGTGCTCGACGGGGCGGTGGATCCGCGGCAGAAGCTCATGGCCGGCTCGGAGAGTCAGGCGAAGGGCTTCGAGCGGGCGTTCGACAACTTCGCCCGCTGGTGCGCGGCGAACGCCGGTCGCTGCCCGATCGCGCCCGACGCGCGGGCCGCCGTGACCACGGCCATCGACAAGGCCAGGGTCTCTCCGGTGCGCGGCCGGGACGGGCGGGAGGCCACCGCCGGCTGGGTGTTCTACGCGGTCATCTCCTCCCTCTACACCGAGC is part of the Micromonospora halotolerans genome and encodes:
- a CDS encoding ATP-dependent DNA ligase, with product MDLPINPPVEPMLAKSVPQLPTDPGLTYEPKWDGFRCIIFRDGDEVELASRGGKTMTRYFPEVVEQARRQLPERCAVDGELIVIRRDGPGGKPRLDFELLAQRIHPAASRVKLLAETTPADFVAFDLLALDDELLTDRPYPERRGRLEKALAKVRPPVHVTQVTTDPETARRWFDVFEGAGLDGLIVKPADLPYEPGKRLMFKVKHARTADAVVAGFRWHKSGPVVGSLLLGLYDDAGVLHHIGVSSSFTAARRKELLDELEPYREVGGDHPWVHGDHERGQRIPGGVSRWTGGKNLEWEPLRPELVVEVGYDAMEGDRLRHTAQFVRWRPDRDPRSCTYEQLERPIRYDVDEVLRGDPAATAGEGTGRA
- a CDS encoding alpha/beta hydrolase, with product MTRFSVRLRRRPTLAGFLAALVLTAGCTLPAFAPRAESQGEAAAPGSAPTWRPCPEVPDELVGRGATGMRYDCARIAVPRNWGTGATTGATAGPGAGETFEIALIRIRSDKQRDRIGSLVVNPGGPGASGVDTAVYLSFGPGFGGLPAEVTDRFDIVGFDPRGVARSSPVKCISDADLDASFGYDPDPESQASFDGFVDLNRRIGQRCGAKYGAQLPLYGTEQAARDMDAVRAAVGDDKLTYLGYSYGTLLGATYAQLYPQRVRALVLDGAVDPRQKLMAGSESQAKGFERAFDNFARWCAANAGRCPIAPDARAAVTTAIDKARVSPVRGRDGREATAGWVFYAVISSLYTEQGWQELARSVDALQGGDPSGVFKLADAYAGREDDGHYSNMFDANMAVNCADETEKPTRERIRSVQSQWRQKYPLFGPALAVGMLGCVEWPGGRDPYPTGKAAGAPPILVVGTTGDPATPYEQTAALASMLGVGRVLTWEGEGHTAYPQTACVTGAVDAYLVSLTVPREGLRCPAR